CCTGATTCATCAACAGAGGCAACTTTTCCTATCTCATTGTACCAATATGATTCTGGTCTTTTTACTCTTACGAGATCTCCTCTTGAAATTGCCATTACTTTTAATTTAACTTTTTAAACAATAACCCATCATTAATAGTCTTAGACAAATTATTCACACATATTAATTAAAAGTTCTAACAAAAATCATTTATTAAGTTTTTTTCGAACTCTTCTTTAGCAGGCTCACTTCCCCTCCATTTTCTGCCTGGGATTCTCACATCTAATTCATTTGTAATGCAATTAATTGAAAGAATCAGTTTCTTATTTTCTTGATTTAGTACATTTAAAACTTTTCTACCTTTAATTTTCTCATAAGATTTATTTTGAATAATTATTGGACCATAAATTTGTTTATCTAACTCAAATAATTTATTATTTTTATTATTATTAATTATTTGTTCATTTTCTGAACTACTTGGTTTGTTTTTGCTTAAGAAGAGCTTTTGCCCAACTTTTATAGAATCTGGATTCTTGAGATTATTAATTTCTATCAAATATCCTAAATTTAACTTATATTTGTTCGATATCTCAGTAAGATTTTCTCCTATTTGAACAATATGATAATTAGTTATTAAATCTGATTGTTTTGTAGAATTTAGATTGGATTCGGAGATAATAAGATTTTGGCCAACATAAATATAATTTTCGTCTTTTAATTTATTTAATTTAATAATTAAATTTTTATTAATTGAATAGAGTTTTGAAATATTTGAAATTGTATCTCCAGTTTTTACAATATGAATTTTTTTTGTTTCATTTTGCTCTCCATTAATTGATTCTTTTTTAGTAATATTTTCAATTTTATTATTTCCTGAACTAATCTTTTCTTCGGACTTTATCAATGAGTGATTAAGAAAATTAATAAGGATTGCAATTACTAAAAATACTAATTTCATTAACTTCACTGTTTATCTAAAGATAAGCTCTTAATCCAAAATCGCTAGGCCTTTTGAAAATAATTTAAGTAATTTAAATCTTAAAAATAAACTGTAAAAATTTCTTTATTCTTTCGTAAGGAGGATAACGCAGATTTAAATCAAATAAAAAACCTTTGAAAGTAATAGATTTTTGATTTGAAAAATTTCGAAAACCTGCTTCTCCATGAAATTTTCCAATACCACTCTGCCCAACACCTCCAAAAGGTAAATTTGGGATAAGGACTGGTAACATAACATCATTGATACAAATAGTCCCTGAGCTGGTTATTCTTGAAATTTGATTATGGATTTTTTTATTTCCTCCAAATAAGTAGATTGCTAATGGTTTTGATGTTTGATTAATCTGTTTTAAAGCAGATTCCTTATCATTGATTCCAATTACTGGAAGTAGTGAGCTGAATAGTTCTTTTTGCAAAATATCTGTTTCAGTTGATTTTATTTTCAAAATTGTAGGAGATATTTTTAACTTTTTCTTACTAAAAGTTCCCCCATATAAAATTCTTTTTTCTTTTTTATATCTTTTAATAATTTCTACAGTCGATGAAAATTGCTTTTTTTCTAATTTAGATAAGTCTTCGGAAATAATTGGATCTTCCCCATAAAAACTTACTATGCATTGCTTTAATTTTTCTATGAAATTTTTTTCAATTTCTTTATCTACAAAGATATGATTTGGAGCCATGCACGATTGACCAGAATTAAAAAATTTGCCCCAAACAATTCTTTTAGCAGCAATTTCTAAATTTGCATTCTTGAAAATGATTACAGGATTTGTTCCACTTAATTCAAGAGTTAACGGAGTTAGATTTTTTGAAGCCAATTTCATAATGGATTTTCCAGTTTCAGTACTTCCTGTAAAAAATATGTGGTCAAAATTTTGTTCAATTAATTTTATGGATTGTTTGTAATCACCCTCTACTGTTAATAGGACATCTTTATGGAAATATTTGGAAGTAAGCTTTTGAATAAGTTTTGAGGTCGCAGGACATTTCTCTGACGGTTTTATAACTGCAGTATTTCCTGCTGAGAAAATATTTACCAATGGCTTGAAAACGTAAAGTAATGGATAATTATATGGACCAAGAATTAACACACACCCAAGAGGTTCATAAACAACTTTGGAGGATGATGGAAATAGATAAAAAGGTGTATCAATCTTTTTTGGACGCATCCAAGAATTGAGTTTCTTTTTTATAAGTGAAATTTCTTCTTTCACTAAAAGGATCTCTGCAAGCCCTTCAATTTCAGATTTTCCTAGATCAACAAAAAGTGATTTTATTATCTCTTTTTTATTTTCATCCAAAAGTTGAGAAACTATATTTATATGTTTGATCCGCCATTTTATATCTTCAGTTTTACCAGTTAGAACTGTATTTTTTAATTTATAGATGTCTTCTAAATGAAATTTATCCGAGATTTTCATTTTATTTCTATGAATAGTATTAAATATATCAGAGGATAAATTTTAAATAACTAAAATTTTTAGCCACTTAAACCAAAGTCAATGACTTATAAGAAATAATCAAATTAATTAATATTGCCTTTGAAAATTCAAATTTTTATTGGTTAATATATTTCTATGAGAGAAAAATTTTCAATTAGATTGATATCCATAAATGAAATACCAGAAGTTACAGAATGGGCAAGGTTAGAAGGATTTTCTCCTGGAATGGATGACGTATCAATTTATAGAAATACAGATAAACAAGGAGTATGGGTCGCCTGTCTCGACAATAATCCTATAGGTTCTATTGCGTGCATTAAATATAATTCCTCGTATGGTTTTATAGGTTTATTTATCGTTAAAAAAGAATTCCGAAATAATGGATATGGCGTGAGATTATGGAAACATGCACTCGAGTATTTAAAAAATGTTGATTGTATTGGTCTAGAAGCTGCCCCAGAGAGATTGAATGATTACGAAAAGTGGGGTTTTAGAAAATCTTCTATTACAAATCGATGGAAATTAAATGGTTCTCAAGATTTGCCATTGAGAAATTTCTATAAAGATCAATTTCATTTTTTTCAAGTTGTACCTGGTAATAAAATTTCTTCTGAAGCAGTCTTAATTTATGATGATCAAAGAGAACCTAGTCCTAGGCCACATTTTCTAAATGACTGGTTGAAAAATTCTCATGGTAATGTCAGTGCAATTGTCGATAATAATCAGATATGCCATGGATTTGGCAGGATAAGACCTTGTCTCTTGGAGGATAATCAGCAAGGCTGGAGAATAGGACCTCTTTTAGCGGATACTCCACCACTTGCTGAACTATTAATAAGGGAGTTGGTTGGTGACTTAAATTCCCAAATCTTATTGGATTGCTCTAATCTTAATCCTTATGCAAATTATCTTTTATCAAGTTTGGGATTTGAGGAAATATCAAAAACTTACAGAATGTATAAAGGCATTCAACCTCCCTGCCCCATGAATCAAGTATACGGACTTGCCTGCTTGGAACTGGGATGATTTCCTCTAAAATGTGCTTGTCGCCTTTTGTTTTTGTAATAATGAAAGAAGTTTGTTTGATTACCCATTAGCTTAACTTTTAGAAGGTTTCAAAATTTTTTCTACAATATCGGCGTTGATTATAGTGATCTCTCCATTATCAATATTGGCTACTTGAAACAAGGTCCATGAAGTTGGATTTCTAGCTCCTCCAATACAGTCGATAACTTGACCGACCCAATAATTTTTATTCTTTGCCTTAGTATCTTTGCAATTTTCTTCATTTTTAATTGCTACATAATCACCAGGCCTAACGAAAAGAAACTCAGGAGTTGCCGAGGTCACAATAAATAACTAATAGTATGTCTGTACTATAGAAAATTATTGATCTTGTTGTCGAACTTTGAATTATTTCGCAAACTAGAGGTGATTCAAAAATAAAACAGAATGCACTGAAATCGCTATATTTTCAACATTATTGGGATTGATTTTAGCTTTGACTGACGCTTATATACAAAGAAATATTCTCGGATAAGATTTCCAATTCATTTTTTAAATTAAATAAGATTTAAGGTGGTCTAATATGTCATCACGGTTAGAAACTAATTTTGTAAACACTAAATATATCAACCCTCCCATTGCGATTCTTCCGTTAATTTTCTCTAACTGCTTTAGTTTTCTAAACAAATTTCTTTAGCTATTAAACAAAATTTAAAGGGTATAGAAAAATAAAAAAGTATTGATTATTTCAAAATTAAAAAAAAAATTACAAATTTATAGAAATATTATTTCAAACATGAATTAAATTTAAAGCCAAGCCTCTTTCATCTCAAGATAAAGCCTCTCGCTCTCAGCAGAATTAATTTTGCTATCTGTAAAGGACTGCTGCTGTTGCTGCTGCTGTTGCTGCGTTGAGTTAGTATTGGAATGTTGAACTTCGCTCATGAGAAGGCTAAATTTATTTGTGTTTATTCTCTCATATTCGGAGCTTTTTTTGTCAACTTCAATTCTTAAATTTTATTTAAATTTTATGGATCCTTACTTTGTCTGTATTTAGTGAAAGTTATTTAGCTACTGTAGTTTTGGCGTATAGAAATTTAACTTCCCAATACACAATTCCTAGGAAGATAGCACTTGCAAGAATAATTTCAGAAATAACTAGCATTTTATTTATCGATAACACATAACATTTTGGTATCAATTTACACAGAATGCAATAGGTACTAATTACATTTAAAATTTTAAAAAATTCTTACTTAATCAAATAACGCTTCAAAATAATATAAAATTTTATATTAGATACTAATTTTATTCGTGGGGAATTTCATAAATACATCATTTCTTATACCTTTAATACCTCTTGTTACTGCTTTATTTATTTTTGTTTTGTGGGCAAGTTTTAACAGAACAGTTAACAGGTTGACAAAACCAGTTACTGCACTAGTTGCATTTTCTTTATTAAGTTCTGCTTTAATAAGTGCCATTGATTATTTCAAGAAAATAGAAGAAGAATTATTGCTATCGAAACTTCTGAAATATTTTGAAGAAACAAATTTAGTTATGCATCTTAATTTAGTTAATGAAAAAATTATAATTTTTTTCTCATTAATAATGATATTGGTCATTGGATTGTCTTTTTATAAATTACCTAGAAAAAAAGGTTATGTCTTATTGATGATTAGCCTAGGATTAATCTCTTCTTCAGTGATGATATCAATATTGCTAATAGATTTTTCAGCACTAATCTAAACCGAAGTTAGTATTGATAAAGCTTGGTTAACTTCTTGAACTTGATTTAATTTATCTTGAGCGATTTCTTTAATTTTTTGATCATTTGGATTATCTTTTAAATATTTGGAATAAGTTTTAAATGCATGTTCTTCTGTTTTTATGTTGACATCATAAGCATTTGCTTGAGAGACAAAATAATAAAATACCATGATCCATTAATAAAGAAGTAGAAGTTGTCTCGCAAAAACATCTATCAATCCAAAAACTATCTCTTCCTCTTTTCTAAATTTCTTTAAGATACTTAGTTTCGTTAAATAGCTTGATAAAAATGTTCTTTCATCAAAAACATTGTTTTGTCATTTTTAATTCCTGGGGATTCTTTCAAATGCAGAACTCAAAGAAATGCAAAATAAGGTTATCTAGCTATAACTTCTAAAACCCAAAATCTTTGTAAATTCATACCAGAGTATATGAAGTCTCAAAATTTGATCGCAATATTTAAAATAAAAGAATTAAATTTTTTCATGAGCCTCACTTCCCTTAAAGTATAATTACTTATTTTAAAGTGATTTATTTAGTATTTAGGTGATTAACCAAAAATTAATATTTCTAATCTTAATCTAGATCTTCCATTGAAATATATTTTTTTCATGCATTAATTGGGTAGATAAAAACTTTGTATGACAAAAACTGAAAAGATTGCGAATGCAAAAAAGAGGATTGATGAATTAAAAAGACTTATAAAATTTTGGAATGATTCAGAACAGGATGAAACAAAAATAGCAAATTTCCCAATCAAAATTCAAAATAAAGTTGCTTAGATAATGGTGGTTTAGGTTTATTACCTTATTATGAATTTTGTTTAATTTAATATCTTTAAGTATGGATTTATTATTTTCTATATAAAAATAGAGCAATTAAACCTATTTTCAAAAATAGTAAGGAGGAAATAATCTAAAAGAAAAATCTATATGCAAACCGTTTCAAAAAATTATTTAATTCCCATTAAATTTTTGCCCTGGATTTTTTGGGTGATTATATCTATAGCGAGTATATATTTGTGTAAAACAGCCTGGATAAGTTGAATATATAGGGATCTTAACTTCTTCTTAACCAATCAGGTGCTCCGCCAAACCAGTCAGATATATCATCTTCATTTGGGTTGAAATGATTTTCCTTGTAGAGTCCATCTATCCCAAATGATTGTAAAAGGGAATCGATTCCACTATCGTTTTTTACAACATTCCTCCTAAAGCTGTTAGCTTTCTTTAGCCAAAGAGAAATTGTAGAATTGTGCTTAGCAAATTTCTCGACATATATTCTTTCTTCTAATGAAATTGATTTGTCATGTGCAATTCTTTTAATTATTCCCTGAATTTTTATTCTTTTTTGATTACTCAAAAGCATTTTAAAATCAAATTCTTACTACTTTTATAGGAACGATGATTAAAAATATCTTGTCAATGTGAATTCCAACAAATTATTTATTTTAAAGGGTTTTCAGCAAGAAAAGTCTTAAGACACTAAAAAAAGGCATTAATAGGTAATGCATGATACGTTTATTCATATGTAAAACTTATATATTTTATGATTTAGATAAGAAAAGAAAATTTAATTAACTCCCAAAGACGTATGAGCGGGTAATTAAAGCTCGGAAATTGTTGCATTACAGTAAATCTGTACTATTATTAGTACAGATGTATTATTTAGCCATGAAAGTTATTTCATCTTCTCCTTATGCCACTTTTAATTCAAAAGAGTGGAATTCTCTAGTAAGTAAAAATGAAAAGTTTGAAAATACTCCAATAAAGATTCAAAAGAAATTTTATAGAACTTTTACCTTAAGAAAGATTGAAAAAGATGAACTTTTGCAAGAGAAGAATGAATTGCATCAACAAATGCAACTTGTATTCTCA
The window above is part of the Prochlorococcus marinus CUG1415 genome. Proteins encoded here:
- a CDS encoding GNAT family N-acetyltransferase; this translates as MREKFSIRLISINEIPEVTEWARLEGFSPGMDDVSIYRNTDKQGVWVACLDNNPIGSIACIKYNSSYGFIGLFIVKKEFRNNGYGVRLWKHALEYLKNVDCIGLEAAPERLNDYEKWGFRKSSITNRWKLNGSQDLPLRNFYKDQFHFFQVVPGNKISSEAVLIYDDQREPSPRPHFLNDWLKNSHGNVSAIVDNNQICHGFGRIRPCLLEDNQQGWRIGPLLADTPPLAELLIRELVGDLNSQILLDCSNLNPYANYLLSSLGFEEISKTYRMYKGIQPPCPMNQVYGLACLELG
- a CDS encoding NADH-quinone oxidoreductase, with the protein product MGNFINTSFLIPLIPLVTALFIFVLWASFNRTVNRLTKPVTALVAFSLLSSALISAIDYFKKIEEELLLSKLLKYFEETNLVMHLNLVNEKIIIFFSLIMILVIGLSFYKLPRKKGYVLLMISLGLISSSVMISILLIDFSALI
- a CDS encoding LysM peptidoglycan-binding domain-containing protein → MKLVFLVIAILINFLNHSLIKSEEKISSGNNKIENITKKESINGEQNETKKIHIVKTGDTISNISKLYSINKNLIIKLNKLKDENYIYVGQNLIISESNLNSTKQSDLITNYHIVQIGENLTEISNKYKLNLGYLIEINNLKNPDSIKVGQKLFLSKNKPSSSENEQIINNNKNNKLFELDKQIYGPIIIQNKSYEKIKGRKVLNVLNQENKKLILSINCITNELDVRIPGRKWRGSEPAKEEFEKNLINDFC
- a CDS encoding DUF3104 domain-containing protein — encoded protein: MTSATPEFLFVRPGDYVAIKNEENCKDTKAKNKNYWVGQVIDCIGGARNPTSWTLFQVANIDNGEITIINADIVEKILKPSKS
- a CDS encoding aldehyde dehydrogenase family protein, translated to MKISDKFHLEDIYKLKNTVLTGKTEDIKWRIKHINIVSQLLDENKKEIIKSLFVDLGKSEIEGLAEILLVKEEISLIKKKLNSWMRPKKIDTPFYLFPSSSKVVYEPLGCVLILGPYNYPLLYVFKPLVNIFSAGNTAVIKPSEKCPATSKLIQKLTSKYFHKDVLLTVEGDYKQSIKLIEQNFDHIFFTGSTETGKSIMKLASKNLTPLTLELSGTNPVIIFKNANLEIAAKRIVWGKFFNSGQSCMAPNHIFVDKEIEKNFIEKLKQCIVSFYGEDPIISEDLSKLEKKQFSSTVEIIKRYKKEKRILYGGTFSKKKLKISPTILKIKSTETDILQKELFSSLLPVIGINDKESALKQINQTSKPLAIYLFGGNKKIHNQISRITSSGTICINDVMLPVLIPNLPFGGVGQSGIGKFHGEAGFRNFSNQKSITFKGFLFDLNLRYPPYERIKKFLQFIFKI